In the Leptotrichia sp. oral taxon 212 genome, one interval contains:
- a CDS encoding dihydroorotase family protein → MKKNKIIILKNGTDVFGKKIEILINEEIIEKISENIEEKEFLNKENVKIIDVEKKLIMPGIIDVHTHMREPGITYKEDFETGSEACAKGGITTFYDMPNTVPATTALENLLNKKELAGKKSIVNFGIHFGGSKNNNIDEIRKVLEKKEANTVKIFMNVTTGEMLIEDDEILKGIFENSELVLVHAENEMIDKAIALNQKYGKGLYVCHIPSADELKKVIEAKKNNKLNNEKHPIFAEVTPHHLFLNEKIRESNERNKMLLRMKPELRKKSDNEFLWKAINEGCIDTIGTDHAPHLIEEKMEKVTFGMPGVETSLALMLTAYNEGKIKLPVIQKLMCENPAEIMKIVRRGKLKEGYYADVIVVDTEKEWIAGVDDTLESKCGWTPYENWKLKGKNIMTIVNGEIVYEKGKINENAKKGKAIEFLK, encoded by the coding sequence ATGAAAAAGAATAAAATTATTATTTTAAAAAATGGTACTGATGTTTTCGGGAAGAAAATTGAAATATTAATAAATGAAGAAATAATTGAAAAGATTTCTGAAAATATAGAAGAAAAAGAATTTCTAAATAAGGAAAATGTAAAAATTATTGATGTTGAAAAAAAACTTATAATGCCTGGAATTATTGATGTGCATACTCATATGAGGGAACCCGGTATTACATATAAGGAAGATTTTGAGACAGGTTCGGAGGCATGTGCAAAAGGAGGAATTACAACTTTTTATGACATGCCGAATACTGTTCCTGCAACTACAGCTTTGGAAAATCTTTTAAATAAAAAGGAACTGGCAGGAAAAAAGTCAATTGTAAATTTTGGAATTCATTTTGGCGGAAGCAAAAACAATAATATAGACGAAATAAGAAAAGTACTTGAAAAGAAAGAAGCGAACACTGTAAAAATTTTTATGAATGTGACGACAGGAGAAATGCTCATTGAAGATGATGAAATTCTAAAAGGAATATTTGAAAACTCAGAACTTGTATTAGTTCATGCTGAAAATGAAATGATTGATAAGGCAATTGCTCTGAATCAGAAGTATGGCAAAGGCCTTTATGTGTGTCATATTCCATCTGCAGATGAATTGAAAAAGGTTATAGAAGCTAAAAAAAATAATAAACTTAATAATGAAAAGCATCCTATTTTTGCTGAAGTTACTCCACATCATCTATTTCTGAATGAAAAAATAAGGGAAAGTAATGAAAGAAATAAAATGCTTTTAAGAATGAAACCTGAACTGAGAAAAAAATCTGACAATGAATTTTTATGGAAAGCAATAAATGAAGGATGTATAGATACCATAGGAACAGATCATGCTCCACATCTTATTGAGGAAAAAATGGAAAAAGTAACTTTTGGAATGCCTGGTGTTGAGACTTCCCTTGCCTTAATGCTAACTGCATATAATGAAGGAAAAATAAAGTTACCTGTTATACAGAAACTGATGTGTGAAAATCCAGCAGAAATAATGAAAATAGTCAGAAGAGGAAAGCTGAAAGAAGGCTATTATGCAGATGTAATAGTAGTAGATACAGAAAAAGAATGGATTGCAGGTGTTGATGATACACTTGAATCAAAGTGCGGCTGGACTCCATATGAAAACTGGAAATTAAAGGGAAAAAATATAATGACAATAGTAAACGGAGAAATTGTCTATGAAAAAGGAAAAATAAATGAAAATGCAAAAAAGGGAAAAGCGATAGAGTTTCTTAAATAA
- the pyrE gene encoding orotate phosphoribosyltransferase yields MTNLKSEEKVAKALFDMKAVKINVKEPFTFASGIKSPIYCDNRYILGFSAERDIIIESFVEKIDKDTDVIAGVATAGIPWAAFIADRMKKPLCYIRNKPKDHGAGKQIEGAEVKGKKVTVIEDLITTGKSSLVAVDVLQKEEVKELEVKSIFSYGFKSAEENYEKYNCKFSSLSNFDILIKMLKESKYLTEKEAEIALEWSKNPEVWG; encoded by the coding sequence ATGACAAATTTGAAATCGGAAGAAAAAGTAGCAAAAGCACTGTTTGATATGAAGGCAGTGAAAATAAACGTAAAAGAACCTTTTACATTTGCTTCAGGAATAAAAAGTCCTATTTACTGTGATAATAGATACATACTTGGATTTTCAGCAGAAAGGGATATAATAATTGAAAGTTTTGTAGAAAAAATAGATAAGGATACAGATGTTATAGCAGGAGTTGCAACAGCAGGAATTCCATGGGCGGCATTTATTGCGGACAGGATGAAAAAACCTTTATGTTATATAAGAAATAAGCCGAAGGATCATGGAGCAGGAAAACAGATTGAAGGTGCAGAAGTAAAAGGTAAAAAAGTAACAGTGATAGAAGATCTTATAACTACTGGAAAAAGTAGTCTTGTTGCTGTTGATGTTCTTCAGAAGGAAGAAGTGAAGGAATTGGAAGTAAAATCAATATTTTCTTATGGATTTAAAAGTGCAGAAGAAAATTATGAAAAATACAACTGTAAATTTTCTTCACTGTCAAACTTTGATATTCTAATAAAAATGCTGAAGGAAAGTAAATATCTTACAGAAAAAGAAGCTGAAATTGCTCTTGAATGGAGTAAAAATCCTGAAGTATGGGGATAG
- the asnS gene encoding asparagine--tRNA ligase codes for MLLELRDLQLNSEKYLDKEIQLNGWIKKIRSQKNFGFIELNDGTFFNGIQVVIDDTLPNFEEISKLTISSSIKVYGKLVKSEGKGQDYEIKADKVEVYNKSDSDYPLQNKRHTFEFLRTIAHLRPRTNTFFAVFRVRSILAYAIHKFFQEKHFVYVQTPIITGSDAEGAGEMFRLTTLDLENVPKTEKGDIDFKQDFFGKESNLTVSGQLNVETFCSAFKNTYTFGPTFRAENSNTPKHAAEFWMMEPEIAFADLVVNMDVIEEMIKYIVKYVMEHAKEEMEFFNQFIDKELFERLNVLVNSDFERITYTEAIDILKKSKQEFEYEVEWGIDLQTEHERYLAEKHFKKPVFVTDYPKDIKAFYMKLNEDGKTVRAVDLLAPGIGEIVGGSQREDNYEILLEKIHNMGLKEEDYWWYLDLRRYGSVPHSGFGLGFDRMLMYITGMTNIRDVIPFPRTTKNLEF; via the coding sequence ATGTTGTTAGAATTAAGAGATTTACAGTTAAACTCTGAAAAATATCTGGATAAGGAAATACAGTTAAATGGATGGATAAAAAAAATAAGAAGTCAGAAAAATTTTGGATTTATAGAGTTAAATGATGGTACATTTTTTAATGGAATTCAGGTTGTAATAGATGATACATTACCAAATTTTGAAGAAATATCAAAATTAACAATTTCTTCTTCAATTAAAGTTTATGGGAAATTAGTAAAATCTGAAGGAAAAGGGCAGGATTATGAAATAAAGGCTGATAAAGTGGAAGTTTATAATAAGTCAGATTCTGACTATCCTTTACAAAATAAAAGACATACTTTTGAATTTTTAAGAACTATAGCTCACCTCAGACCTAGAACAAATACATTTTTTGCAGTGTTCAGAGTAAGGTCAATACTGGCTTATGCAATACATAAATTCTTTCAGGAAAAACATTTTGTATATGTTCAGACTCCGATAATTACTGGAAGTGATGCTGAAGGTGCAGGAGAAATGTTCAGATTAACTACACTGGATCTTGAAAACGTTCCAAAAACAGAAAAAGGAGATATAGACTTTAAACAGGATTTCTTTGGAAAAGAGTCTAATCTTACAGTAAGTGGACAGCTGAATGTGGAAACTTTCTGTTCAGCATTTAAGAATACTTATACGTTTGGACCTACATTCAGGGCAGAAAATTCAAATACTCCTAAACATGCGGCGGAATTCTGGATGATGGAACCTGAAATTGCATTTGCAGATCTGGTTGTAAATATGGATGTAATCGAAGAAATGATAAAATATATTGTAAAATATGTTATGGAACATGCTAAGGAAGAAATGGAGTTCTTTAACCAGTTTATTGACAAGGAACTGTTTGAGAGATTAAATGTTCTTGTAAATTCAGATTTTGAGAGAATAACTTATACTGAAGCTATTGATATCCTTAAAAAATCAAAACAGGAATTTGAATATGAAGTTGAATGGGGAATTGATCTGCAGACAGAGCATGAAAGATATCTGGCTGAAAAACATTTCAAAAAACCTGTATTTGTAACGGATTATCCTAAGGATATAAAAGCATTCTACATGAAACTGAATGAAGATGGAAAAACAGTAAGGGCTGTAGATCTTTTGGCACCTGGAATAGGGGAAATAGTAGGTGGAAGCCAGAGGGAAGATAATTATGAAATTCTTTTAGAAAAAATTCATAATATGGGACTTAAGGAAGAAGATTACTGGTGGTATCTGGATCTTAGAAGATATGGAAGCGTACCTCATTCAGGATTTGGACTTGGTTTTGACAGAATGCTCATGTACATAACAGGAATGACAAATATAAGGGATGTAATTCCTTTCCCTAGAACAACTAAAAATCTGGAATTCTAG
- a CDS encoding lipopolysaccharide assembly protein LapB — MKKKIIILSILILGSVVMVRESLAEKASEIQKEIDNAIANPGGKKDDNASEAGSSNTADNADSQETVKDPEAAPKAEDTGTAPVTQTDDISDGSKFKTYNSYERAVLARKNPSSIYQLSQLYFKDGLYERAVNLSKKDVSGDIRNLFVVAIGSRLMGYYDQSIDYYNRILATSPNQSEAKLGIGIAYKAKGEFSKALGYLKDYARINPSQEVVKQISELNELISSK, encoded by the coding sequence ATGAAAAAGAAAATAATAATATTATCCATATTAATACTTGGAAGTGTTGTAATGGTAAGGGAAAGTCTGGCTGAAAAAGCAAGTGAAATACAAAAGGAAATAGACAATGCGATAGCAAATCCTGGTGGTAAAAAAGATGATAATGCTTCAGAGGCTGGAAGTTCCAATACAGCTGATAATGCCGATAGTCAGGAAACAGTTAAAGATCCTGAAGCTGCACCTAAAGCAGAAGATACAGGAACAGCACCGGTAACTCAGACAGACGATATTTCAGACGGGTCGAAGTTTAAAACATACAATAGTTATGAACGTGCAGTTCTTGCAAGAAAAAATCCGAGTTCTATCTATCAGCTAAGTCAACTTTATTTTAAAGACGGGCTTTATGAAAGAGCGGTAAATCTTTCAAAAAAAGATGTATCGGGAGATATAAGAAATCTGTTTGTCGTAGCTATAGGATCAAGGCTTATGGGGTATTATGACCAGTCAATAGACTATTACAACAGAATATTGGCAACTTCACCTAATCAATCTGAAGCAAAACTGGGAATAGGGATTGCATATAAGGCAAAAGGTGAATTTTCAAAAGCTTTAGGATATCTGAAGGATTATGCAAGAATAAATCCTAGTCAGGAAGTAGTAAAACAGATATCAGAATTAAATGAACTGATTTCAAGTAAGTAA
- the dprA gene encoding DNA-processing protein DprA, translated as MGWLKLKEVGMKDGHIRKLMNIYNRYDELFLEENFRLFNSGLKKNLEKSRNINLDSKIELYKRNKVRIIDANSQGYPEKLKELTDYPLFLYVKGKELKKGLNNERRNISVVGTRKVTKFGKSACEKIVRELLEYDVTLISGLAEGIDTVALSASVEKDGSAIAVVGSGLDIVYPYENKILWEKISENGILISEHPLGTKPLKWNFPKRNRIIAALSDGILIAESFKSGGALITAELGFMMDKEIFAVPGFINYPSFEGCNNLIKENKAKLVTTGEDIAREFLWDLKNRKNKTDKLTYEEKIVFLQLSEELGLEEIMKKIKNFDMSSDNNEKNRDTLFENEFRPEKNRIDIPVNKLLSILMSLKVKGLISETGTARYMRIV; from the coding sequence GTGGGATGGTTAAAATTAAAAGAAGTAGGAATGAAGGATGGTCACATTAGAAAGTTAATGAATATCTATAACAGATATGACGAACTGTTTCTTGAGGAAAACTTCAGACTTTTTAATAGCGGACTTAAGAAAAATCTTGAGAAATCAAGAAATATAAATTTAGACAGTAAAATCGAATTATATAAGAGAAATAAAGTAAGAATAATTGATGCAAACAGCCAGGGATATCCAGAAAAGTTAAAGGAACTTACAGATTATCCCCTGTTTTTGTATGTTAAAGGAAAAGAACTGAAAAAAGGGCTGAATAATGAAAGAAGAAATATTTCAGTAGTGGGGACAAGAAAAGTTACAAAATTTGGAAAAAGTGCATGTGAAAAAATAGTCAGGGAACTGCTGGAATATGATGTGACTCTAATTAGTGGTCTGGCAGAAGGAATTGACACGGTAGCTCTTTCAGCTTCTGTTGAAAAAGATGGAAGTGCTATAGCTGTAGTAGGTAGTGGACTCGATATTGTATATCCCTATGAAAATAAGATTTTATGGGAAAAAATAAGTGAAAATGGAATACTGATAAGTGAACATCCATTAGGAACAAAACCGCTGAAATGGAATTTTCCTAAAAGAAATAGAATAATAGCGGCACTTTCAGATGGAATACTCATTGCAGAAAGTTTTAAATCAGGAGGGGCTCTGATAACTGCAGAACTGGGATTTATGATGGATAAAGAAATATTTGCAGTTCCCGGTTTTATAAATTATCCTTCTTTTGAAGGGTGTAATAATCTTATAAAAGAAAATAAGGCAAAACTTGTAACCACAGGGGAAGACATAGCAAGAGAATTTCTGTGGGATTTGAAAAATAGGAAAAATAAGACAGACAAGCTGACTTATGAAGAAAAAATTGTATTTCTGCAACTTAGTGAAGAACTTGGACTGGAAGAAATAATGAAAAAAATTAAGAATTTTGATATGAGCAGTGATAATAATGAGAAGAACAGGGATACTTTATTTGAAAATGAATTCAGACCTGAAAAAAACAGAATTGATATTCCTGTGAATAAACTGCTGTCGATATTAATGAGCCTGAAAGTAAAAGGTCTTATATCAGAAACGGGGACTGCAAGGTATATGAGAATAGTATAA
- the topA gene encoding type I DNA topoisomerase — protein MAKKLVIVESPSKAKTIEKILGKGYEVTASYGHVIDLPKTKIGIDVENNFEPKYQVIKGKGEVLKKLKDKSKKASTVYLASDQDREGEAIAWHISNYIKQPEKTKRIEFNEITKTAVNNAIKHPRDINENLVHAQQARRLLDRIVGYKISPLLWKTINKNASAGRVQSVALKLICDLEDEIKSFVPQKYWEVNAELEKEIKVNLVEISGEKVDKIFDEEAVKKLKKDLKNKDLTLESVEVKKKSQRPPLVFKTSTLQQLASSYLGYGATKTMRIAQQLYEGLSIDGENRGLITYMRTDSTRVSMDAINMAKEYITSKYGKEYVGYYVTKNSKSNVQDAHEGIRPSDINLEPDAIQSYLTNDQYKLYKLIWNRFLVSQFAAMKYEQMQINAVNGDYKFRGTINKVIFDGYYKVFKEEDEIKTADFPELKEGDIYKIEKLNVEEGITKAPTRYSEATLVKKLESEGIGRPSTYASIVETLKTREYVEVIEKRFHPTYLGYEVKNELEKNFQDIMNIKFTANMEEDLDKIEEGNVEWVELLRNFYNSLEKEIDKYEIEIEKIKDRRIESDVLSSDGTPMLLKTGRFGKYLVSETNPEEKVTLKNIPIEPEQLEAGKIFIKSEVEKLMADKIGIPTDFFTQDNKRYFVKKGRFGEYLESEDFKNDEKRMSLPLPIKQKLKKGELNTVDGILQVKDEIITIIEEERRIVEEAGVCEKCGRPFEIKTGRFGKFLACTGYPECKTIKAIPKDKKKASKTSGKSRTASTAKAKKSTAETAKKTKSTSKKTTAKKTETKSKTKTSAKKTTGTKTGKK, from the coding sequence TTGGCAAAAAAGCTTGTAATAGTAGAGTCGCCTTCTAAAGCAAAGACGATAGAAAAAATACTTGGAAAAGGATATGAAGTTACGGCATCTTATGGACATGTCATAGATTTGCCTAAAACTAAGATAGGAATAGATGTGGAAAATAACTTTGAACCTAAGTATCAGGTAATAAAAGGAAAAGGCGAAGTTCTAAAAAAGCTGAAAGATAAATCAAAAAAAGCTTCAACTGTATATCTGGCATCGGATCAGGATAGGGAAGGAGAAGCTATTGCATGGCATATATCCAATTATATTAAACAGCCTGAAAAAACAAAAAGAATAGAATTCAATGAAATTACAAAAACAGCAGTAAATAATGCCATAAAGCATCCCAGGGATATTAATGAAAATCTCGTTCATGCACAGCAGGCGAGAAGACTTCTTGACAGGATAGTCGGATATAAAATAAGTCCGTTATTATGGAAAACTATAAATAAGAATGCAAGTGCAGGAAGAGTACAGTCAGTTGCATTGAAACTTATCTGTGATCTGGAGGACGAAATAAAAAGCTTTGTTCCTCAAAAATACTGGGAAGTAAATGCAGAGCTTGAAAAGGAAATAAAAGTTAATCTTGTGGAAATTTCGGGGGAAAAAGTAGATAAGATATTTGATGAGGAAGCTGTTAAGAAACTTAAAAAGGATTTGAAAAATAAGGACTTAACACTTGAAAGTGTAGAAGTGAAGAAAAAATCCCAGAGACCGCCTTTAGTCTTTAAGACAAGTACATTGCAGCAGCTGGCTTCATCATATCTGGGATATGGTGCCACTAAAACAATGAGAATAGCTCAGCAGCTTTATGAAGGATTGTCAATAGATGGAGAAAACAGAGGGCTGATAACATACATGAGAACAGATTCCACAAGAGTTTCGATGGATGCCATAAATATGGCCAAGGAATATATAACTAGTAAATATGGTAAGGAATATGTAGGATATTATGTGACAAAAAATTCCAAATCAAATGTTCAGGATGCCCATGAAGGTATAAGACCGTCAGACATAAATCTGGAACCTGATGCAATACAGTCATATCTGACAAATGATCAGTACAAGCTGTATAAATTAATATGGAACAGATTTCTTGTGTCGCAGTTTGCCGCTATGAAATATGAGCAGATGCAGATAAATGCAGTGAATGGTGATTATAAATTTAGGGGAACTATAAATAAGGTAATTTTTGATGGATATTACAAAGTCTTTAAGGAAGAAGATGAAATAAAAACAGCTGATTTTCCTGAACTTAAAGAGGGGGATATCTATAAAATAGAAAAGCTTAATGTAGAAGAAGGAATTACAAAGGCACCTACAAGATATTCAGAAGCAACACTTGTGAAAAAACTGGAATCTGAAGGTATTGGAAGGCCATCAACTTATGCTTCAATAGTTGAAACTCTGAAAACAAGGGAGTATGTGGAAGTAATAGAAAAAAGATTTCATCCGACATATCTTGGGTATGAAGTGAAAAATGAACTGGAAAAGAATTTTCAGGATATAATGAACATAAAGTTTACAGCAAACATGGAAGAAGATCTGGATAAAATAGAAGAAGGAAATGTTGAGTGGGTGGAACTTTTAAGAAATTTCTATAATTCACTTGAAAAAGAAATAGATAAATATGAAATTGAAATTGAAAAAATCAAGGATAGAAGAATAGAATCTGATGTTCTCTCTTCTGATGGAACTCCAATGCTTCTGAAAACAGGAAGATTTGGGAAATATCTTGTTTCTGAAACAAATCCTGAAGAAAAGGTGACATTGAAAAATATACCGATAGAGCCGGAACAGCTGGAAGCAGGAAAAATTTTCATAAAATCCGAAGTGGAAAAACTGATGGCTGATAAAATCGGAATTCCTACAGATTTTTTTACTCAGGATAATAAAAGATATTTTGTAAAAAAAGGGAGATTTGGAGAATATCTCGAAAGTGAAGATTTTAAAAATGATGAAAAAAGGATGTCACTTCCTCTTCCAATAAAACAGAAGCTTAAAAAAGGTGAACTTAACACAGTTGATGGAATTCTTCAAGTAAAAGATGAAATTATAACTATTATTGAAGAAGAAAGAAGAATAGTGGAAGAAGCCGGAGTGTGTGAAAAATGCGGGAGACCGTTTGAAATAAAAACAGGAAGATTTGGGAAATTTCTTGCGTGTACAGGCTATCCTGAATGTAAGACAATAAAAGCAATTCCGAAGGATAAGAAGAAGGCATCAAAGACTTCAGGAAAAAGTAGAACGGCAAGTACGGCCAAAGCTAAGAAATCTACAGCTGAAACTGCTAAAAAGACTAAAAGTACATCAAAGAAAACAACAGCAAAAAAAACTGAAACCAAAAGTAAAACAAAAACATCAGCAAAAAAGACAACTGGAACAAAAACAGGAAAGAAATAG
- the xerA gene encoding site-specific tyrosine recombinase/integron integrase, translating to MEKLLRNEDKDKKKYENSKVKDLAVHAEKFLYYEEVILGKSYNTVRSYRRDIYQFIDYLNEYEEITKFDEVETITVRSFIAYLNSGDKSRQLSTESGGEKKEKPVNPVSKRSINRKISALRTFFKYLQEKQIVKINKISYIAMPKFEKELPNILNKEDLNKLRGVINTGKITGVRDRLIIEMLYSSGMRASELIDLSEYMINIPEREIRVIGKGDKERITFFSETAKKWLEKYLSDKKKEYVNYNKETVFTNNRGEKLTTRSLRRLISNYAKEAGIQKEITPHVFRHSFATELLNNGVDIRYLQELLGHSSISTTQVYTHVSKALLKDIYMKTHPLAKE from the coding sequence ATGGAAAAACTGCTTAGAAATGAAGATAAGGACAAAAAAAAATATGAAAATAGTAAAGTTAAGGATTTAGCAGTCCATGCAGAAAAGTTTTTATATTATGAGGAAGTAATACTTGGAAAAAGTTATAACACAGTGAGAAGTTACAGAAGGGATATTTACCAGTTCATAGATTATCTGAATGAATATGAGGAAATAACAAAGTTTGATGAGGTTGAGACTATAACTGTAAGATCCTTTATAGCTTATCTGAATTCAGGAGATAAAAGCAGACAGTTAAGTACGGAAAGTGGTGGAGAAAAAAAAGAAAAGCCTGTAAATCCTGTATCTAAGCGAAGTATTAACAGAAAAATATCTGCACTTAGGACATTTTTCAAATATCTTCAGGAAAAACAGATTGTAAAAATTAATAAGATATCGTATATTGCAATGCCAAAATTTGAAAAGGAACTTCCAAATATATTGAACAAGGAAGACCTGAATAAACTTAGGGGCGTAATAAATACAGGAAAAATAACAGGAGTAAGGGACAGGCTCATTATAGAAATGCTTTATTCAAGCGGAATGAGGGCAAGTGAGCTGATAGACCTGAGTGAATATATGATAAATATTCCTGAGAGGGAAATAAGGGTCATTGGAAAAGGAGATAAGGAAAGAATTACTTTTTTCAGTGAAACTGCAAAAAAATGGCTTGAAAAGTACCTTTCGGATAAAAAGAAAGAATACGTAAATTATAATAAGGAGACGGTTTTTACTAACAATAGAGGTGAAAAGCTGACTACCCGTTCATTGAGAAGACTGATTTCAAATTATGCAAAGGAAGCGGGAATACAGAAGGAAATAACTCCTCACGTATTTAGACATTCATTTGCAACTGAACTGCTGAATAATGGAGTAGATATAAGATATTTACAGGAGCTGCTGGGACATAGCAGCATTTCTACAACGCAGGTTTATACACATGTGAGCAAAGCATTACTGAAGGATATTTACATGAAAACCCATCCTTTGGCAAAAGAATGA